The Podospora pseudocomata strain CBS 415.72m chromosome 1 map unlocalized CBS415.72m_1, whole genome shotgun sequence genome has a segment encoding these proteins:
- a CDS encoding uncharacterized protein (BUSCO:EOG092612CC; COG:L; EggNog:ENOG503NY1T) gives MLVSLTVGKVDAGVTVLLTPDKRLIEFPSILLPPDISSGSIVDINVARNKASEAHAERAFRSLQDSILSSFGADAPSPPVLRCRNATQTSVVLEWDPIHLATADLISLALYRNGQKAGNIPKPLEMHSTKISGLAVDTEYTFHLVLRTTAGTSASQRVTVRTHKMTDLSGITITLGILPAVVKEGLTAAVERIGAKIVDGVRIDTTHFVTTEGRGIQWEKANEMNIPVVRPEWVDACERGGRILGVTKFYLDAARVGPGSYETPLSATAPSPVPKQPEPQQQKDLPPQPPAAEPVVATTGAPSGEEAKEQGGGIESGSSDGEEDQEGDDGKDEENDAEPGYKALSGEQDQKELPSHPKQPTVEEGDNDDDDDDDDDDDDDDDDDDGSNKGEDRKGSSSADEKGGEKDAGKKSPGDGASFQDVAL, from the exons ATGCTCGTCTCTCTCACAGTCGGCAAGGTCGACGCCGGCGTCACTGTCCTTCTGACCCCTGACAAGCGACTG ATCGAATTCCCCtccattcttcttcctcccgaCATCTCCTCCGGCTCCATAGTCGACATCAACGTTGCGCGCAACAAGGCCTCCGAAGCCCACGCCGAGCGCGCCTTCCGTTCCCTCCAAGACTcgatcctctcctccttcggcgCCGACGCGCCCTCCCCACCCGTCCTCCGCTGCCGCAACGCGACCCAGACCAGTGTTGTTCTAGAATGGGATCCTATCCACCTCGCTACTGCCGATTTAATCTCGCTGGCTCTCTACCGGAACGGTCAGAAAGCCGGCAACATCCCCAAGCCCCTCGAAATGCATTCTACCAAGATCAGCGGCCTGGCGGTCGACACCGAGTACACCTTCCACCTCGTCCTTCGCACCACGGCCGGGACGTCTGCCAGTCAGCGCGTGACGGTCCGGACGCATAAGATGACTGATTTGAGCGGTATCACCATCACTTTGGGCATCCTCCCcgcggtggtgaaggaggggttgacggcggcggtggaaaGGATCGGGGCCAAGATTGTGGATGGGGTTAGGATAGACACCACGCACTTTGTTACCACGGAGGGCAGGGGAATACAGTGGGAGAAGGCCAACGAGATGAATATCCCGGTCGTGAGGCCCGAGTGGGTGGATGCTTgcgagagaggagggaggatttTGGGGGTGACCAAGTTTTATTTGGATGCCGCGAGGGTTGGGCCGGGGAGTTACGAGACGCCCCTCTCGGCGACGGCGCCGAGCCCGGTGCCGAAGCAGCCtgagccacagcagcagaaggaTTTGCCTCCTCAGCCACCGGCTGCTGAACCTGTCGTGGCGACGACCGGTGCGCCCTCTGGAGAGGAGGCGAAGGAACAGGGAGGTGGTATTGAGTCTGGCTCCAGtgatggcgaagaagaccaggagggggatgatggaaaGGATGAGGAGAACGATGCGGAGCCCGGGTACAAGGCGCTGTCGGGGGAGCAAGATCAAAAAGAGCTCCCTTCACACCCCAAGCAACCCActgttgaagaaggtgacaacgacgacgacgacgacgacgacgacgatgacgacgacgacgatgatgatgatgatgggagtaATAAAGGCGAGGACAGAAAAGGCAGCAGTAGCGCCGACGAGAaaggaggagagaaagacGCGGGAAAGAAATCCCCAGGTGACGGAGCGTCCTTTCAGGATGTCGCTCTTTAA
- a CDS encoding uncharacterized protein (EggNog:ENOG503NWGF; COG:I; COG:Q): MSKPWIFLTPSTRGISHSLLHHLLRTTPSTIPILATTRSPNLPPSYPESDRLHVVNLDVKDESAIQSAAEKARELFPPKTHHLHLALTLPGILLTPPEKSISQITEPSLLETLRINTLGPVLLMKHFVPFLPKRSAPLEPTEGLPPHATWLSVSARVGSMTDNRLGGWYSYRLSKSALNSAVKTLDLELQQKSASKCIAVGYHPGTVKTDLSRGFWSGVPEANLFSPDDAAEKLWNVITSLNPSQRGKIWDWKGEEVPP, encoded by the exons ATGTCCAAACCTTGgatcttcctcaccccctcaacccgcggcatctcccactccctcctccaccacctcctccgcaccaccccctccacaatccCCATCCTagccaccacccgctcccccaaccttcccccctcctatCCCGAATCAGACCGCCTCCACGTCGTAAACCTAGACGTAAAAGATGAATCAGCCATCCAATCCGCCGCCGAAAAAGCCAGGGAACTGTTCCCGcccaaaacccaccacctccacctggccctcaccctccccggcatcctcctcaccccccccgAGAAATCCATCTCCCAAATCACCGAGCCCAGCCTCCTCGAAACGCTGAGGATAAACACCCTCGGCCCAGTCCTCTTAATGAAGCACTTCGTCCCTTTTCTCCCAAAGAGATCCGCCCCTCTCGAGCCCACAGAAGGTCTACCCCCCCACGCAACTTG GTTGTCTGTCTCGGCGCGAGTAGGCAGCATGACCGACAACCGCCTCGGAGGCTGGTACTCCTACCGTCTTTCCAAATCAGCCCTCAACTCGGCCGTCAAAACCCTCGACCTCGAGCTCCAGCAAAAGTCAGCCTCCAAATGCATAGCGGTAGGCTACCACCCGGGCACCGTCAAGACCGACCTCTCCCGCGGATTTTGGTCCGGCGTCCCCGAAGcaaacctcttctccccagACGACGCAGCCGAAAAGCTCTGGAACGTGATCACTTCCTTAAACCCATCACAGCGAGGCAAAATCTGGGACTggaaaggagaggaggtgccCCCTTGA
- a CDS encoding uncharacterized protein (COG:U; EggNog:ENOG503NWHS), translating into MTPLPCSPRLWTVLALFTRLSKTQSSKKSKYIHEVALLKTDEELANHLRDIEVLPQIFLIRWIRLLFGREFPFEQTMILWDAIFAFDPNLEMIDLICVAMLLRIRWTLLEADYSVALQLLLKYPAPPPPHGPHTFVDDALYLQKHFDAAGGVALIAKYSGRLPAAASVASTATSTPARSSTPSFSGFGSLRQRTLGARSPLSSTTKLLQQPGGVEAILRGAAKNVIEKSEKLGLNDAVRDAVGEIRRNMQGFQESRSLPRINRSLFPGNTLAVSIWEQRNRQLATMLEESITNLKQLVASDFEGDKQKQLETVELATAKIQYVKACLEDSTLDLPEEEPPTLATLSISTLPEIRSPTVALDTTPVVMTSSAVEEARSSLSSPASSDRSKQLSSVPEEPHAEPVAEEMVDKMDTDPPEREQTPPPPAPAPVPNPEPSTSVGQTPATSPTPKERPKGPIPTRSTLAQSSFAWMLEPDTTISAARSPPSRPLSSSGMKKHNPSREKNAFLFGEVVPSDGAAGERIVSPDEIFGLQPIRKG; encoded by the exons ATGACTCCTTTGCCTTGTTCTCCAAGGTTATGGACCGTGCTGGCGCTTTTTACGAGGTTGAGCAAAACACAATCGTCGAAAAAAAGCAAATACATCCATGAAGTTGCCTTGCTCAAAACTGATGAGGAACTTGCGAACCATTTGCGAGACATTGAAGTTCTGCCGCAAATATTCTTGAT ACGATGGATACGCCTCCTTTTTGGAAGAGAGTTTCCTTTTGAACAAACCATGATATTATGGGATGCCATCTTTGCCTTTGATCCCAACTTGGAGATGATAGACCTCATATGCGTAGCTATGCTTCTCAGGATCAGATGGACGC TCCTCGAAGCTGATTACTCGGTGGCACTTCAGCTGCTTCTGAAATatccagcccctccaccaccgcacgGCCCTCACACCTTTGTCGACGATGCTTTATATTTGCAGAAACACTTTGATGCCGCGGGCGGTGTCGCACTAATCGCCAAATACAGCGGTAGACTGCCTGCGGCAGCATCAGtggcatcaacagcaacctcGACCCCTGCACGGTCATCCACCCCATCATTTTCAGGCTTTGGTTCACTCCGACAAAGAACTCTCGGTGCCAGGTCACCGTTATCTTCCACGACAAAACTCTTGCAGCAACCGGGTGGTGTGGAGGCTATCCTGCGCGGTGCTGCCAAAAATGTCATTGAGAAAAGCGAAAAACTCGGACTTAACGATGCTGTCCGTGACGCTGTTGGGGAAATACGTCGCAACATGCAAGGCTTTCAAGAGTCTCGAAGTTTGCCCAGAATCAACAGATCACTGTTTCCCGGAAACACTCTGGCTGTTTCCATTTGGGAGCAGAGGAATCGTCAGTTAGCAACCATGTTGGAAGAGTCAATCACGAACCTCAAACAGCTGGTGGCCTCTGACTTTGAGGGCGACAAGCAGAAACAGCTCGAGACAGTGGAACTTGCCACGGCCAAGATCCAGTACGTGAAGGCCTGCTTGGAGGATTCCACGCTGGATTTGCCAGAGGAAGAACCTCCGACGCTGGCAACATTGAGCAtttccaccctccccgaaaTCAGATCGCCGACGGTTGCGTTGGATACCACACCGGTGGTTATGACATCATCCGCCGTTGAAGAAGCCAGAAGTTCACTCTCGTCGCCGGCTTCATCGGATAGAAGCAAGCAGCTGTCGTCGGTGCCAGAGGAGCCACATGCTGAACCTGTTGCAGAGGAAATGGTTGACAAGATGGACACTGATCCACCAGAAAGAgaacaaacaccaccgccaccagccccagcccccgTCCCCAACCCAGAACCGTCGACTTCTGTGGGACAGACCCCTGCAACTAGCCCGACCCCTAAGGAGCGCCCGAAAGGACCGATACCTACACGGTCAACCTTGGCTCAGTCCTCTTTTGCGTGGATGTTGGAGCCAGACACTACAATATCAGCTGCTCGGTCGCCGCCGAGTAGGCCTTTGAGCAGCAGTGGAATGAAGAAGCACAACCCCAGCCGGGAAAAGAACGCGTTTTTGTTTGGAGAAGTGGTTCCGAGTGATGGAGCGGCAGGGGAAAGGATAGTATCACCAGACGAGATCTTTGGACTGCAGCCGATCAGGAAGGGCTGA